In Arthrobacter ramosus, one DNA window encodes the following:
- a CDS encoding matrixin family metalloprotease, with amino-acid sequence MALFRNLMVVAVVAAVAVLVSGFLRGDPGITGLLPNLAPSAYATASSPGQGAAPGQGPQKAARAPDTPPPGLEEAGHPLGSPAKPAVASNSYKFLATNADGTPVGYSPCRPLHYVVNAALAPAGSEGLIADAIAKIAAATGLKFVDDGTSTEKPSEKRKPYQPALYGDRWAPLLISWTTPEAAPALAGSVIGTGGSTMYSFGTGPKSYVSGSLDLDAPQITELLGVSGGAHYVSAVIQHELGHVVGLDHVEDPIQLMYPEIGAPDGLAAGDLNGLYKLHTAPCRSDL; translated from the coding sequence CTGGCGCTGTTCCGAAACTTGATGGTGGTGGCGGTCGTCGCTGCCGTAGCCGTGCTTGTCAGTGGTTTCCTCCGCGGCGACCCCGGCATCACCGGGTTGCTTCCAAACCTGGCTCCCTCCGCCTATGCCACGGCAAGCAGCCCCGGGCAGGGCGCGGCTCCCGGGCAGGGGCCACAAAAGGCGGCCCGTGCGCCGGATACCCCGCCGCCTGGCCTGGAAGAAGCCGGGCACCCGCTCGGCTCCCCCGCCAAGCCTGCCGTGGCCAGCAACTCGTACAAGTTCCTGGCCACCAACGCCGACGGCACGCCGGTGGGCTACTCCCCGTGCCGGCCATTGCACTACGTGGTCAACGCAGCCCTCGCCCCGGCCGGATCCGAGGGGCTCATCGCCGACGCCATCGCCAAGATCGCCGCCGCCACCGGCCTCAAATTCGTTGACGACGGCACCAGCACGGAAAAACCCTCCGAGAAGCGCAAGCCCTACCAGCCCGCGCTCTACGGCGATCGTTGGGCACCCCTGCTGATTTCCTGGACCACTCCCGAGGCGGCTCCGGCGTTGGCAGGATCCGTCATCGGCACCGGCGGCAGCACCATGTACAGCTTCGGCACCGGACCCAAGAGCTACGTCTCGGGAAGCCTGGACCTGGACGCCCCGCAAATCACGGAACTGCTGGGCGTCTCCGGCGGCGCCCATTACGTCTCCGCGGTGATCCAACACGAACTGGGCCACGTCGTGGGCCTTGACCACGTAGAAGATCCAATCCAGCTCATGTACCCGGAGATCGGCGCTCCCGATGGTTTGGCAGCCGGGGACCTGAACGGACTCTACAAGCTCCACACCGCCCCGTGCCGGAGCGATCTCTAG
- a CDS encoding polysaccharide deacetylase family protein, giving the protein MTINAFPDEAHPITWPENFKAAASFTFDVDAESCTIAHDPTSTRRMSLMSHQSYGPRVAVPRLLKILERQEIQGTFFIPGFTAESYPDVVRRILDGGHEVAHHGYLHEPMQGIDAATEASYLNRGLEALAKAAGVRPVGYRAPWWELNWHSPALLADRGFLYDSSLLDGDAPYRMAVAPGDSRDIVEIPVDWALDDWEQYAFYPGVTGSGVIESPAKVLEMWTLEAEAHHTQGSCFVLTNHPFISGRPSKAVALEQLIERVKAMDGMWVTTLERIAEHTKATVNEIHSHARIEVRSYPGAGASFKPARLLEAIPR; this is encoded by the coding sequence ATGACCATCAACGCTTTTCCTGACGAGGCACACCCGATCACGTGGCCGGAAAATTTCAAGGCCGCGGCGTCGTTTACATTCGACGTCGACGCCGAATCCTGCACCATCGCGCACGACCCCACAAGCACCAGGCGCATGTCCCTCATGAGCCACCAGTCCTACGGCCCGAGGGTCGCTGTTCCGCGGCTCCTGAAGATCCTCGAGCGCCAAGAGATCCAGGGGACCTTCTTCATCCCGGGGTTCACGGCGGAGAGTTACCCGGACGTGGTGCGGCGGATCCTCGACGGCGGCCACGAAGTCGCCCACCACGGCTACCTGCACGAGCCCATGCAGGGAATCGACGCCGCCACCGAGGCCAGCTACCTGAACCGCGGGCTCGAAGCCCTCGCGAAGGCAGCCGGGGTCAGGCCGGTCGGCTACAGGGCACCGTGGTGGGAGCTCAACTGGCATTCGCCGGCACTGCTCGCGGACCGTGGTTTCCTCTACGATTCAAGCCTGCTCGACGGCGATGCCCCCTACCGCATGGCGGTTGCCCCGGGTGATTCACGGGACATTGTGGAAATCCCCGTGGATTGGGCCCTGGACGATTGGGAACAATACGCGTTCTACCCGGGAGTAACAGGAAGCGGCGTCATCGAGAGTCCTGCCAAGGTGTTGGAGATGTGGACCCTGGAAGCCGAAGCCCACCACACGCAAGGCAGTTGCTTCGTCCTGACCAACCACCCGTTCATCTCCGGCCGCCCCTCCAAGGCCGTTGCCTTGGAGCAGCTGATCGAACGCGTCAAGGCCATGGACGGGATGTGGGTGACCACCTTGGAACGCATCGCAGAACACACCAAGGCCACGGTCAACGAGATCCACAGCCACGCCCGGATCGAGGTCCGGTCCTACCCAGGCGCAGGAGCCAGCTTCAAGCCAGCCCGGCTGCTGGAAGCCATCCCCAGATAG
- a CDS encoding purine-cytosine permease family protein has translation MHENLSTTPGAATAQTDVEQNLQSIPESARTRSVAGQFWIWAGANLAPINWVLGALGVQLGLGFADTVTVLVVGNLIGMALFGLFVLLGQRTGATGMVLARAVFGRRGNYLPSAIQALLGIGWCAVNTWIILDLVMALLGKLGMVDPEQPNVGPKILVAFLIMSAQVTIAWFGYKAIAAFEKWTVPPTIVVLIAMSAVAWFGMNIDWGYAGPPGAVLEGGARIAAMTTVMTVIGIGWGITWFTYAADYSRFVSKSVPRHKVYLASVFGQFLPVVWLGILGASLATKSGTADPGHLIVDNFGVLAIPVLFLVLHGPIATNILNIYTFSVAAQALDIKAKRRTLNVFVGLLALVGVVFFILQSDFASTLSTWLGGLVAWVAAWGGIMLVHYFWVDKRSPVEVDRLFDPVGTRRLPAVNWAGITALLVGIFATWLFMYGVLPIMQGPIATAMGGIDLSWLAGGLVAAAVYGALGPRVHARYLPLTSAAKVPSGAAAPSQPLAEDAVANLVND, from the coding sequence ATGCACGAGAACTTATCCACGACGCCTGGGGCTGCAACGGCGCAGACCGACGTCGAGCAGAACCTGCAGTCCATCCCCGAATCAGCGCGCACCCGCAGCGTAGCGGGCCAATTCTGGATCTGGGCAGGCGCGAACCTTGCCCCCATCAACTGGGTCCTTGGGGCCCTCGGCGTCCAGCTCGGACTGGGCTTTGCCGATACCGTCACCGTCCTGGTGGTGGGAAACCTGATCGGTATGGCACTCTTTGGCCTGTTTGTCCTCCTGGGGCAACGGACCGGTGCCACTGGGATGGTCCTGGCCCGGGCCGTCTTCGGCCGCCGCGGCAACTATCTCCCGAGCGCCATCCAGGCACTCCTCGGAATCGGTTGGTGCGCGGTCAACACCTGGATCATCCTGGACCTGGTGATGGCACTCCTCGGCAAGCTCGGCATGGTCGATCCGGAGCAGCCCAACGTGGGCCCCAAGATCCTGGTGGCCTTCCTGATCATGTCCGCCCAGGTCACCATCGCCTGGTTCGGCTACAAGGCCATCGCGGCTTTCGAAAAGTGGACCGTCCCGCCCACCATCGTTGTGCTGATCGCCATGTCCGCCGTGGCCTGGTTCGGCATGAACATCGATTGGGGCTACGCGGGCCCTCCAGGTGCTGTCCTTGAAGGCGGCGCGCGGATCGCGGCCATGACCACCGTGATGACGGTCATCGGCATCGGCTGGGGGATTACCTGGTTCACCTACGCGGCGGACTATTCACGCTTCGTCAGCAAGTCCGTCCCACGGCACAAGGTTTACCTGGCCTCGGTATTCGGCCAGTTCCTCCCGGTAGTGTGGCTCGGCATCCTCGGCGCCAGCCTGGCAACGAAGAGCGGCACGGCAGACCCTGGCCACCTCATCGTCGACAACTTCGGCGTCCTGGCCATCCCGGTGCTCTTCCTGGTGCTGCACGGTCCCATCGCGACGAACATCCTGAACATTTACACCTTTTCGGTCGCTGCCCAGGCATTGGACATCAAGGCCAAGCGCCGTACCTTGAACGTCTTCGTCGGGCTCCTGGCCTTGGTCGGCGTCGTGTTCTTCATCCTGCAGTCGGACTTCGCGTCGACACTGAGTACTTGGCTCGGCGGGCTCGTGGCGTGGGTCGCCGCGTGGGGAGGCATCATGCTGGTGCACTACTTCTGGGTGGACAAGCGCAGCCCGGTGGAAGTCGACCGGCTCTTCGACCCCGTGGGCACCCGGCGGCTCCCGGCAGTCAACTGGGCGGGGATCACCGCGCTCCTGGTGGGCATCTTTGCCACGTGGCTGTTCATGTACGGCGTCCTGCCGATCATGCAGGGCCCCATCGCCACGGCTATGGGCGGGATCGACTTGTCTTGGCTGGCAGGCGGACTTGTTGCCGCGGCAGTTTACGGCGCACTGGGGCCACGGGTTCATGCCCGATACCTTCCGCTGACATCCGCGGCCAAAGTGCCTTCCGGAGCCGCGGCGCCGTCGCAGCCCCTTGCGGAAGACGCCGTCGCCAATCTGGTCAACGACTGA
- a CDS encoding PucR family transcriptional regulator: protein MPLLLADAFEHESLKAAEPILRTDVPEALSRQLRWVHSSEVLDIAPLLRGGELLLSGGQALATASDERRVDYVRELAARGITALAIETGPELPVIPESMLDAGQDAGLPIIELCKVAPFVGIMQAINSLLVSESVAQLQFGDETSHAMAAELAHGGGLDQLLAVLASRTGSSVRLVSPSGITLGSATAAAQPESGTVTTAVDVPVRGVLAARLELEMPDDGDANLARVAGERCVDILGLALLQRMPPGLKELAGIELMRAISSGTQSWRLQQLGPASGFPASGPVAAVVVRSSAAGQLRTRLDGILDDAVPQSASYADNAELIALAALPHATAVASRIALILALGALEIPDGSVIAVGPLAQGIGEAPWSLAEARRTLELTAGSETGNGVVDAEDFAVERLAEASLDAAAREGFVRRQLGAVVEHDEQRRSELVRTLAVWLDTGCNTAQAARELHLERQSMHHRLQRIFELCGGDPRGTGRLVALHLATRLARL, encoded by the coding sequence ATGCCCCTACTCCTTGCCGACGCTTTCGAGCACGAGAGCCTGAAAGCCGCTGAGCCAATCTTGCGGACGGATGTGCCCGAGGCCCTGTCCCGGCAGCTCCGCTGGGTCCATTCGAGCGAAGTGCTGGACATCGCTCCTCTGCTGCGAGGCGGAGAGCTGCTTCTGAGCGGCGGGCAGGCCCTCGCCACCGCTTCGGACGAGCGGCGCGTGGACTATGTCCGCGAACTGGCGGCCCGCGGCATCACCGCTTTGGCTATCGAGACGGGTCCCGAGCTTCCCGTAATACCGGAGTCCATGCTCGACGCCGGCCAGGACGCGGGGCTGCCCATTATCGAGTTGTGCAAAGTGGCGCCCTTCGTCGGCATCATGCAAGCCATCAATTCGCTGCTGGTCAGCGAATCGGTCGCGCAATTGCAGTTCGGCGACGAAACGAGCCATGCCATGGCGGCGGAACTCGCGCACGGAGGCGGACTGGATCAGCTCCTGGCCGTGCTGGCGAGCAGGACGGGTTCCAGCGTGAGGCTCGTCTCGCCGTCGGGCATTACTTTGGGAAGCGCAACGGCCGCTGCCCAGCCCGAGTCCGGCACCGTCACCACAGCAGTCGATGTGCCCGTCCGCGGCGTGCTGGCGGCCCGCCTGGAGTTGGAAATGCCCGACGACGGCGACGCCAACCTTGCGCGGGTGGCCGGCGAGCGGTGCGTCGATATCCTCGGCTTGGCGTTGCTGCAACGCATGCCACCCGGGCTCAAGGAACTTGCGGGCATCGAGCTCATGCGGGCCATCAGTTCGGGCACCCAGTCATGGCGTCTCCAGCAATTGGGACCGGCCTCAGGGTTCCCCGCCAGCGGTCCGGTAGCCGCCGTCGTGGTGCGTTCCTCAGCGGCGGGACAGCTCCGGACACGGCTCGACGGCATCCTGGACGACGCGGTTCCGCAAAGTGCGAGCTACGCGGACAACGCCGAATTGATCGCCTTGGCCGCTCTCCCCCACGCCACGGCAGTGGCTTCGCGCATCGCGCTCATCCTAGCGCTTGGGGCCTTGGAGATCCCCGACGGCTCGGTCATAGCCGTCGGTCCACTGGCGCAGGGAATCGGCGAGGCACCATGGTCGCTGGCAGAAGCACGCCGGACGCTTGAGCTCACAGCGGGGTCGGAAACCGGCAACGGTGTGGTCGATGCCGAGGACTTCGCGGTCGAGCGCTTGGCGGAAGCAAGCCTCGACGCGGCCGCCCGCGAGGGATTCGTGCGGCGGCAGTTGGGTGCCGTCGTCGAGCACGACGAGCAGCGGCGCTCGGAGCTGGTGCGGACGTTGGCGGTATGGCTGGATACCGGGTGCAATACGGCGCAGGCGGCACGGGAACTTCACCTGGAAAGGCAGTCGATGCACCACCGGCTCCAGCGGATTTTCGAGCTGTGCGGCGGGGACCCACGGGGAACGGGCAGGCTGGTCGCCCTTCACTTGGCAACCCGCCTGGCGCGGCTCTAA
- the purU gene encoding formyltetrahydrofolate deformylase, whose protein sequence is MTVTQNEPAQRREAALPATTVEHVLTLDCPETRGIVHAVSGFLLEHGCDIIDNKQFDSQLDHHFFMRIHFASDGDQSTIDSLRDAFAPVAEKFGMRWQLQRHGAKRRVLIMVSKFEHCLNDLLFRARIGELPIDIVGVVSNHPDHRRTVEWHGIPFFHVPVTPDTKAAAEGQLLDLIDRLDVELVVLARYMQVLSDDLARKLDGRAINIHHSFLPSFKGAKPYHQAYARGVKTVGATAHYVNGELDEGPIIAQQVVEVDHTFGPDDLVAAGRDTECKALSNAVRWHCEGRVILQGSRTVVLK, encoded by the coding sequence ATGACTGTCACACAGAATGAACCCGCCCAGCGACGTGAAGCGGCGCTGCCGGCTACCACCGTTGAGCATGTCCTGACCCTCGATTGCCCGGAAACGCGGGGGATCGTGCACGCGGTCTCCGGCTTCCTCCTGGAACACGGCTGCGACATCATCGACAATAAGCAATTCGACTCCCAACTGGATCACCATTTCTTCATGCGGATCCACTTCGCATCGGATGGGGATCAGTCGACCATCGACTCGCTGAGGGATGCCTTCGCGCCTGTTGCCGAAAAGTTCGGCATGCGCTGGCAGCTGCAACGCCACGGTGCTAAGCGGCGGGTGTTGATCATGGTCTCGAAGTTCGAGCACTGCCTCAACGACCTCCTGTTCCGGGCCCGCATCGGGGAACTGCCCATCGACATTGTCGGGGTAGTCTCCAACCATCCGGACCACAGGCGGACGGTCGAATGGCACGGCATTCCGTTCTTCCACGTGCCGGTGACCCCGGACACCAAGGCGGCGGCAGAGGGACAACTCCTCGACCTCATCGATCGCCTGGATGTCGAACTTGTGGTCCTGGCCCGCTACATGCAGGTCCTCAGTGACGATCTTGCCCGCAAGCTCGATGGCCGTGCGATCAACATCCACCACTCATTCCTGCCTAGCTTCAAAGGCGCGAAGCCGTACCACCAGGCCTACGCGCGAGGCGTCAAGACCGTGGGTGCCACCGCGCACTACGTCAACGGTGAGTTGGACGAGGGGCCGATCATCGCCCAGCAAGTGGTGGAAGTGGACCACACCTTCGGTCCGGACGACCTGGTCGCGGCCGGGCGCGATACCGAGTGCAAAGCACTTAGCAACGCTGTCCGCTGGCATTGCGAAGGGCGGGTGATCCTGCAAGGCAGCAGGACCGTAGTGCTGAAATAA
- a CDS encoding L-serine ammonia-lyase, producing the protein MALSVLDLFSIGIGPSSSHTVGPMRAAKQFTDGLESSGQLAATVRVQAELFGSLGATGRGHGSDKAVVLGLQGQSPETVDTSTADDQVAAAALDAELRIAGYHRVDFNWDEDVVLHRRKSLPAHPNGMTFRALGHTGEVLRERSYYSIGGGFVVDGDASGSDKIVADDTVLPYPFTTADELLAICAREDMSISDVMLANELVWRSEAELRERLLQIWAVMRECVDNGCAAEGILPGGLNVRRRAPSLFKTLAATDAGLHGSSSADPLLAMEWVNLFALAVNEENAAGGRIVTAPTNGAAGIVPAVLHYYTKFVQGADDDGVVRFLLAAAAVGILFKINASISGAEVGCQGEVGSACSMAAAGLCEVLGGIPEQVENAAEVGIEHNLGLTCDPVGGLVQIPCIERNAIASVKAINAARLALHGDGSHKVSLDKAIKTMRETGADMKSKYKETSRGGLAVNVVEC; encoded by the coding sequence ATGGCACTGAGTGTGCTTGACCTGTTTTCCATTGGCATCGGGCCGTCGTCGTCGCACACGGTTGGCCCGATGCGGGCGGCAAAGCAGTTCACCGACGGCCTGGAATCCTCCGGGCAACTCGCGGCAACGGTGCGCGTCCAGGCAGAGCTTTTCGGCTCGCTGGGCGCCACCGGCCGCGGCCACGGCTCGGACAAAGCCGTGGTGCTGGGACTGCAGGGCCAATCGCCGGAAACGGTGGACACCTCCACCGCCGACGACCAAGTTGCGGCCGCAGCCCTCGACGCCGAATTGCGGATCGCCGGATACCACCGCGTGGACTTCAACTGGGACGAAGACGTGGTCCTGCACCGACGCAAATCCCTGCCTGCCCACCCCAACGGGATGACTTTCCGGGCCCTCGGCCACACCGGGGAAGTGCTGCGCGAACGCAGTTACTACTCGATCGGCGGCGGCTTCGTGGTGGACGGCGATGCGTCCGGAAGCGACAAAATCGTTGCTGACGACACCGTGCTGCCCTATCCCTTTACTACCGCGGACGAGCTCCTGGCGATTTGCGCACGGGAGGACATGTCCATCTCCGATGTCATGCTCGCCAACGAGCTCGTGTGGCGCAGCGAGGCCGAACTTCGCGAGCGCCTGCTGCAGATCTGGGCCGTCATGCGCGAATGCGTCGACAACGGCTGCGCGGCGGAAGGAATCCTGCCGGGAGGCTTGAACGTGAGGCGACGGGCGCCGTCGTTGTTCAAGACGCTCGCCGCCACCGACGCCGGTCTGCACGGTTCAAGCTCGGCAGACCCGCTGCTCGCCATGGAATGGGTGAACCTGTTCGCGCTTGCCGTGAACGAGGAAAACGCCGCGGGCGGCCGCATCGTCACGGCACCCACCAACGGTGCGGCCGGCATTGTGCCGGCGGTGCTGCACTACTACACGAAATTCGTGCAGGGAGCCGACGACGACGGCGTGGTCCGCTTCCTGCTCGCGGCGGCCGCCGTCGGGATCCTGTTCAAGATCAACGCGTCCATTTCAGGCGCCGAAGTAGGCTGCCAGGGCGAGGTGGGCTCTGCCTGTTCAATGGCCGCCGCCGGACTGTGCGAAGTCCTCGGGGGTATTCCCGAGCAAGTGGAGAATGCCGCAGAAGTGGGTATTGAACACAATCTCGGCCTCACGTGCGATCCCGTAGGCGGGCTGGTGCAGATTCCGTGCATCGAACGCAACGCTATCGCCAGCGTGAAGGCCATCAACGCCGCCCGCCTTGCCCTGCACGGCGACGGCAGCCACAAAGTGTCCCTTGATAAAGCCATCAAAACCATGCGAGAGACAGGAGCGGACATGAAAAGCAAGTACAAGGAGACCTCCCGCGGAGGCCTCGCCGTCAACGTAGTGGAGTGCTAA
- a CDS encoding sarcosine oxidase subunit gamma, giving the protein MAETATPANPETLRAARRSPASHLAPTFESGSVVGTVALNEIPFQTMVGIRVDRASDAGARLASVTGGLPAACGEISGGERATTLWLGPGEFLVVAPESAHDSLGGDLVRALVEALGDDPGQVVDLSANRTTFELSGVRARDVLEKGCSLDLHPRAFRTGTALATEIGNIPAMLLKTGEDSFRIFPRASFADFLGRWLLDGMREFASPEVP; this is encoded by the coding sequence ATGGCTGAAACAGCAACACCCGCAAACCCCGAGACGCTCCGTGCGGCACGCCGCAGCCCGGCGTCGCACCTTGCACCGACCTTCGAGTCCGGTTCCGTCGTCGGAACCGTGGCGTTGAACGAGATCCCGTTCCAGACCATGGTGGGGATCCGGGTTGACCGGGCGTCCGACGCCGGAGCCCGCCTCGCGTCCGTGACCGGCGGCCTGCCGGCCGCCTGCGGTGAGATCAGCGGTGGTGAAAGGGCTACCACGTTGTGGCTCGGCCCCGGCGAATTCCTGGTGGTCGCACCGGAATCGGCCCACGATTCCCTCGGCGGAGACCTTGTCCGCGCACTGGTGGAGGCCCTGGGTGACGACCCGGGCCAAGTGGTGGACTTGTCCGCCAACCGCACCACCTTCGAGCTGTCCGGCGTCCGTGCCCGGGACGTCCTTGAAAAGGGTTGCTCGCTGGACTTGCACCCCCGCGCTTTCCGGACCGGGACGGCCCTGGCCACGGAAATCGGCAACATCCCGGCGATGCTGTTGAAGACCGGCGAGGACAGCTTCCGGATCTTCCCACGGGCTTCGTTCGCCGACTTCCTGGGCCGTTGGCTGCTTGACGGCATGAGGGAATTCGCCTCTCCTGAGGTTCCCTGA
- a CDS encoding FAD-dependent oxidoreductase, protein MTPQNARLATGGRIDRSISWRFTVDGQEYTGHPGDTVASALLANGRISVGNSLYEDRARGIMSAGVEESNALVKVAARFPGHVAESMLPATTVSLVDGLGVEFLNGLGKLDPNEDRAEYDKKYVHTDVLVVGGGVSGLAAAREAVRTGARVILIDDQPELGGSLLSSSTAPKLAEVIEGKAALEWIADVEAELVSAAECTVLNRTTAFGSYDANYVIAAQNRTDHLGSPAADGVSRQRIWHIRAKQVVLAPGAHERPLVFENNDRPGIMLASAVRSYLNRYAVAAGRRVVIGTTNDSAYLLAADLLAAGVKVAAVVDARPKLSDRAAAAVESGIRVLVGSAVADTSAAGENGRIDGVTIRSLNDDGEVTSGVERLTCDLLAVSGGWSPVVHLHSQRQGRLRWDDDLAGFVPSSVVKDQHVVGAGRGSYELADCLGEGVSAGAAAAIAAGFSSQTVPAEIKAPVASAPTRQLWLVPGQSGNAGEWHHHFVDFQRDQSVADVLRSTGAGMRSVEHIKRYTSISTANDQGKTSGVNAIGVIAAALKQAGEASRGIGDIGTTTYRAPFTPVAFAALAGRQRGELFDPARVTSIHPWHVAQGALFEDVGQWKRPWYYPQAGEDMDAAVLRECAAVRESVGFMDATTLGKIEIRGKDAGEFLNRIYTNAFKKLAPGSARYGVMCTPDGMIFDDGVTLRLDEGRYFMTTTTGGAAKVLDWLEEWHQTEWPELDVACTSVTEQWTTIAVVGPKSRAVIAKVAPQLAADGGLDAEAFPFMTFRETTLASGVQARVCRISFSGELAYEINVPSWYGLNTWEAVAAAGAEFNITPYGTETMHVLRAEKGYPIVGQDTDGTVTPQDAGMEWIVSKAKDFIGKRSYSREDAVRTDRKHLVSVLPADGSFRLPEGTQLVEKGIPVNPAYGPVPMQGFVTSSYHSAALGRSFGLALITNGRNRIGETLVASVGDQLLDVVVGETVLFDAEGTRKDG, encoded by the coding sequence GTGACCCCGCAGAACGCCCGCCTCGCCACCGGCGGCCGCATCGACCGCAGCATCTCCTGGCGGTTCACCGTAGACGGCCAGGAATACACCGGCCACCCGGGTGACACCGTTGCTTCGGCATTGCTGGCCAACGGCCGCATCAGCGTCGGCAACTCGCTCTACGAGGATCGGGCCCGCGGCATCATGTCCGCCGGCGTGGAAGAGTCCAACGCCCTGGTCAAGGTGGCCGCCCGCTTCCCCGGCCATGTCGCCGAGTCGATGCTTCCCGCGACCACCGTGTCCCTCGTGGACGGGCTTGGCGTTGAGTTCCTGAACGGCCTTGGCAAGCTCGATCCCAACGAGGACCGTGCAGAATACGACAAGAAATACGTCCACACCGACGTCCTGGTGGTTGGCGGCGGCGTTTCCGGCCTCGCGGCAGCCCGCGAGGCGGTCCGCACCGGCGCCCGGGTCATCCTGATCGATGACCAGCCCGAACTCGGCGGCTCGCTGCTTTCCAGCTCCACTGCCCCGAAACTCGCCGAAGTGATCGAAGGCAAAGCGGCGCTGGAATGGATCGCCGACGTGGAGGCCGAGCTCGTTTCCGCCGCCGAATGCACCGTCCTCAACCGCACCACGGCGTTCGGCTCCTACGACGCGAACTATGTGATCGCGGCACAGAACCGTACGGACCACCTCGGCAGCCCGGCCGCGGACGGCGTCTCCCGCCAGCGTATTTGGCACATCCGTGCCAAGCAGGTGGTCCTGGCGCCCGGCGCCCATGAGCGTCCGCTCGTCTTCGAAAACAACGACCGGCCCGGCATCATGCTGGCCTCGGCGGTCCGGAGCTACCTCAACCGATACGCCGTCGCTGCCGGGCGGCGTGTAGTCATCGGCACCACGAACGATTCCGCCTACCTGCTTGCCGCGGATCTGCTGGCCGCGGGCGTCAAGGTCGCCGCCGTCGTCGACGCCCGTCCGAAGCTCAGCGACAGGGCCGCAGCCGCCGTGGAAAGCGGCATCCGCGTCCTCGTCGGCAGCGCCGTCGCCGATACCTCCGCCGCGGGGGAGAACGGCCGGATCGACGGCGTCACCATCCGCAGCCTCAACGACGACGGCGAGGTCACCTCGGGCGTCGAACGGCTCACTTGCGATCTGCTGGCGGTTTCCGGTGGCTGGAGTCCCGTGGTCCACCTCCACAGCCAGCGCCAAGGTAGGTTGCGTTGGGACGATGACCTGGCTGGCTTCGTTCCAAGCTCCGTGGTCAAGGACCAGCACGTGGTCGGCGCCGGACGCGGAAGCTACGAGCTCGCGGACTGCCTCGGCGAAGGCGTATCCGCGGGTGCAGCGGCCGCCATCGCCGCGGGGTTCAGCTCCCAGACGGTGCCCGCCGAAATCAAAGCGCCCGTAGCTTCAGCCCCTACCCGCCAGTTGTGGCTCGTGCCGGGCCAGAGCGGAAACGCGGGGGAGTGGCACCACCACTTCGTCGACTTCCAGCGCGACCAATCCGTGGCCGACGTACTCCGCTCCACCGGGGCCGGAATGCGCTCTGTGGAACACATCAAGCGGTACACCTCCATCAGCACCGCCAACGACCAGGGCAAGACCTCCGGCGTCAATGCCATCGGGGTGATCGCGGCGGCTCTCAAGCAGGCTGGCGAAGCATCCCGCGGCATCGGCGACATCGGCACCACGACGTACCGTGCCCCGTTCACGCCGGTCGCCTTCGCGGCGTTGGCCGGACGCCAGCGCGGCGAGCTTTTCGATCCCGCCCGAGTGACCTCCATCCACCCCTGGCATGTTGCCCAGGGCGCGCTCTTCGAGGACGTCGGCCAGTGGAAGCGTCCGTGGTACTACCCGCAAGCAGGTGAGGACATGGACGCCGCCGTGCTCCGTGAATGCGCCGCAGTCCGGGAATCCGTGGGTTTCATGGACGCCACCACCCTCGGCAAGATCGAGATCCGAGGCAAGGATGCCGGTGAATTCCTGAACCGTATCTACACCAACGCGTTCAAGAAGCTCGCCCCTGGCTCGGCCCGCTACGGCGTCATGTGCACCCCGGACGGCATGATCTTCGACGACGGCGTGACCTTGCGCCTCGACGAGGGCCGCTACTTCATGACCACCACTACCGGCGGCGCTGCCAAGGTCCTCGACTGGCTCGAAGAGTGGCACCAGACCGAGTGGCCGGAACTCGACGTGGCGTGCACCTCGGTGACTGAACAGTGGACGACGATTGCCGTCGTCGGGCCCAAATCCCGTGCCGTGATCGCCAAGGTCGCCCCGCAACTGGCGGCCGACGGCGGGCTGGACGCCGAAGCGTTCCCGTTCATGACGTTCCGCGAGACCACGTTGGCCTCCGGAGTGCAGGCCCGGGTTTGCCGGATTTCGTTCTCCGGTGAGCTTGCCTACGAAATCAATGTTCCCTCCTGGTACGGGCTCAACACCTGGGAAGCCGTTGCTGCCGCGGGTGCCGAGTTCAACATCACCCCCTACGGCACCGAGACCATGCACGTGCTGCGTGCCGAGAAGGGCTACCCGATCGTCGGGCAGGACACGGACGGCACCGTCACCCCGCAGGACGCCGGGATGGAGTGGATCGTTTCCAAGGCCAAGGACTTCATCGGCAAGCGTTCGTACAGCCGCGAGGATGCGGTCCGCACGGACCGCAAGCACTTGGTCAGCGTCCTGCCGGCGGACGGTTCGTTCCGTCTTCCGGAGGGCACCCAGCTCGTGGAAAAGGGAATCCCGGTCAACCCGGCATACGGCCCCGTGCCGATGCAGGGCTTCGTGACCTCGAGCTACCACAGTGCCGCTTTGGGCCGGTCCTTCGGCCTGGCACTGATCACCAACGGCCGCAACCGGATCGGCGAGACCCTGGTGGCCTCCGTCGGCGACCAGTTGCTGGACGTCGTTGTGGGAGAAACCGTACTTTTCGACGCTGAAGGGACCCGTAAAGATGGCTGA